The nucleotide sequence GGTGGCGTCGAGATCGACGGTCCGGAAGTCCGGGCGTAGGCAGCCGCCGAGCGCGAGGACGGACGGGAGAGCCAGGAGGAATGCGCGCCGCTGCATCGCCATCGCCGTTGTAGGAACCTCGGCGGTAATTAAGGGCACATGGTTAACGAATGCTGATCCGCCCGGCGGGAGGCGCGAATTCCCGTCTGGCCAAGCAGCGCGCTGTCTCGAATGCAGGCGCAGTGCGAAGCAAGACCTTAACGCGACGTCAACCTTAACTGCCTCAATTGACGCGAGACGGGTGGATCAGCCCGATTCCGCGTCCTGACTTCGTAAAGACTGCCCATGCCGCGCCTCAGGCTGTCGACCGATCCGTCTCTTCCGCCATCCGGTGGGCCCGGTGGGCCCGGAGACGGGCTGGCGATCGCGCAGATTGCCGGTGTCCTGCGCCGTTCCTGGGCCTGGATCGCCGTTCCCACCCTGGTGGCCGTGCTCGGTGCCGGTGTGTTCGTGCAGGTGGTGACCCCGCGCTATACCGGCGAGGCCAAGGTTCTCCTGGAGAGTCGCGATCCCGCCTTCACCCGCACCGCTGCAGAGCGGACGGATCAGCCCCTGCCGATCGATGAGCAGGCCGTGGCGAGCCAGGTGCAGGTGGCGATGTCGCGCGATCTCGCCCGCGAGGCGATCCGCAGCCTGAAACTCGTCGGCAACCCGGAATTCGACCCGGAGGCCGAGGGGACCTCCGCGATCCGGCGCACGCTGATGATGCTCGGCCTCGTCTCGGCGCCGATGGAGCGGCCGTCCGAGGACCGCATCCTCGACACCTATCTCGATCACCTGCTGGTCTATCCCGTCGGCAAATCGCGCATCCTCGCCGTCGAGTTCCGCTCGCGTGATCCCGAACTCGCCGCGCGGGGCGCCAACACGGTGGCCGACCTCTACCTCGCCTCGCTGGAGGCAGCCTCGGTCGATACGGCGCGCTACGCCTCGACCTGGCTCGGCAACAACATCGCGACCCTGCGCGCCCGCGTGGCCGAGGCCGAGGCGAAGGTCGAAGCGTTCCGGGCCAAGCACGGCCTGATCGGCACGGGCAGCAACGCGACCGCGCAGCCGCTCTCGACCCAGCAGCTCTCCGAATTGTCGAGCCAGCTCTCGCAGGCTCGCACGATCCAGGCGGACCTGACCGCCCGCGCCAAGCTCCTCAAGGACATGATCAAGGAGGGCCGTGCCTTCGAGATCCCGGACGTGGCCAACAACGAGCTGATCCGGCGCACGGTCGAAAGCCGCATGGCGATGCGCGCGCAACTCGCCCTCGAATCGCGCACGCTGCTTCCGGCCCATCCTCGCATCAAGGAATTGACCGCCCAGGTCCAGGATCTCGAAAATCAGATCAAGGCGGCCGCCGAGCGGGTGGTGCGTACGCTCGAGAACGACGCGAAGATCGCGGGCGCTCGGGTCGAGTCCTTGCGGGCTGCGGTCGAGGGGCAGCAGGACGTGGTCGCCAAGGGCAACAGCAGCGAGGTCGAGCTGCGTGCGCTGGAGCGCGAGGCGAAGTCCCAGCGCGAGCAGCTCGAATCCTATCTCGCCCGCTACCGCGAGGCGGCGGCCCGCGACGCCGAGAACGCGAGCCCCGCCAACGCCCGCGTGGTGTCCCGTGCGGTCGTGCCCGATCTGCCGTCCTTCCCGAAGAAGATCCCGGTCATCGCCTTTACGGCGGTGCTCGTCTTCCTGCTCGCCAGCGCGGCCGTGATCGGCCGCCACCTCCTCGCCGCACCGCCCCGCCCGGACGGGGACCGCACCGGCGATGAGGGCGAGCCGGTCTTCGCCGGCGCGGCGAACGATCGTGGGCGCGACTTCTACCCCGAGGCCGAGCCGCCCTCCCGCCGCCGTCCCGCCTACGAGCCGGTCTATGGCGGGGCCTATCCGGCCTCTGCGACGGACCGCTTCGCCCCGGCACTCGCCTTTGCCAACTCTCTGAGGGCGACGGCGACGGTGCAGCACCCGGTCTTCGCCAGCACGGCTCCGATCGGGTCCGGCGCCGCGGAGCGGGGAGCCGCCAAGGGCCAGGACGGGTTCAGCGTGCCCGCGAAATCCTCCGCTTCCTCGACCGATCTGGACGGATTGATCGCTCGACTGGAGGGCGGCGCGAGCAAGATGCGGTCCGCCGGCGAATCGAAGGGCGGCTGCGTGCTCGTGGTCGAAACCCTCCGCGCTGGCGGTACGTCCGGCCTCGCCTCCGACCTCGCCCGCGCGCTCGGTCCGCGCCGTCAAACTCTCTTGGTCGATGTCAACGGCGGCGTCTCCGATCCGTCCATGCCGGGGCTCACTGATCTCGTGGCCGGCGAAGCCGACTTCCTCGACGTGATCCAGCCGGTCCGTGGCTCGCGGCTTCACGCGGTCAAGCGCGGCGCGGCTCCCCTCGACGTGCTGGTGGAGGAGCCGCAAGGCCTCGCCATCGGTCTCAACGCCCTGTCGCAGAGCTACGACTGGGTGCTCTGCCGCCTTGAGGCGGGTGATGGGCAGGAGGCGGCCGAACTGATTCCCGCAGTCGGACCCTGCATGGACTCGATCGTGATCGCCTCCGATGCGGCGGTCGACGACCCCGCCCTCGTCTCCCTCTACCGTCTTGCGCGGGAGACGGGGGTGCGGCAGGTGGTGGTGGCTCGCCACCGCGAGGATGGGGCGCTCGAAGCGCGGCTCGAGGCCACACCGCTGCGCCTCTCCGCCTGAAACGGTCGGTGGCATTCTCCGGTTCAGCGGTTCGCCTGTCCCTCCTCGTCCGCGGCGGTCATCGCCGCGGCCACCCGCAGGGCCCAGAGGTTCGTGCCCAGAAGGGTTACGAACAGAGCGCATGCACCGAACACGGTCGCCGAGAACAGGCCTGGCACGGTACCTCTCCGAGATGCGGCGGTGGTTCCGCCGGCTCTGATCGGAGAGAGACCGGCGGAACCGCCGAGCCTCGCTAGGGGGGCCGCGTGCGACCCGGCACGCTGAACTTGCCTGCTCGACAAGGTTTCTGCTTTAACAAAATTTATGGTTGTGTTCAGGCCGAGCCTATTCGTTCAAGATGTCGAGACCAGAACGAACTCGGCGGACCGCGCTATCTTGCGGTTATGTCTTTGTTTTCGCAGGCTCTTTCACGCGCCGTCGCGATATCTGAGTGTCGCTGCGTCTCCGTGTGTGACAGGGTGACGCAGGCCTCTCTCGCTCCAGTATCGAGCCGAAGCTTTTTGCCAGCTTACCTCATGTCAGAGCGTCTTGCCCATCTTATCCTAAGACAAGATGGGCATTCTCATAATCTAAAGTGCTATATCAGAAAGGTGCGACGGCCTCCGGTTTAGCGATGCTCTAGAACGGCAGCTTCATGCCGGGCGGCAGAGGCAGGCCCTTCGTCAACTCCGCCATCTTCTCCTGAGCCGTCGTCTCGGCTTTGCCACGGGCATCGTTGCAGGCGGCCACGATGAGATCCTCGAGGATCTCACGCTCGTCGGCGACCATCAGGCTCGGATCGATCGAGACGCCGAGCACCTGACCCTTGGCCGTCATCCGCACGCTCACGGCACCGCCGCCGGAGGCTCCCGATACCTCGACCGAGTCGAGTTCCGACTGGAGCGACGCCATCTTCTCCTGCATGGCCTGGGCCTGCTTCATGATGCCCATCAGGTCGCGCATGGGGTCCGCTCCGGTTCGCGTCGAGGAAAAAGTTCGCTTCCCGCACTTAACGTGCCTCACAAAACTCCCGGTCATCGACCGTTCTCGCTCTGGCGAGGACAGCGCAGCGGGAGTTTCGTGAGAGACACTTAGGCGCGGGTAACCGCCCCTGCCAGGGGCGCTGCCGCGTGCGGGCGTCGCCTTGGCGCGTCGTTTTCGTGCGTCGGTCCGGGGCGGCTTGCTCAGGCGTCGTCGTCCTCCGCCTCCTCGGACGGTGGCGCAGCAGGGCCGGTGCCGTCCGCCGCGGTCTCGGCGGCCTCGCCCTCCGGTGCCTTGTCGCGGACATCGACGATCTGGGCGCCGGGGAAGCGCGACAGCACCTCCCGCACGAGCGGGTGCGCGGCCGCGTTCTGGTGGCGGGTCTCCTCGGCGGCCCGCGAATCTTCCGCCAGCGTCGGCGCACCCTTCTCCTTCGAGAGCGCAACGAGCCAGCGCCGCCCGGTCCAGGCATCGAGTGCCCGGGCGAGGTCGGTCGGAAGGCTCTGGCGCCCGCCGGGGGCGAGGCGGAACTCGATCCGTCCCTCCTCGAAGCGCACGAGATGCACGTCGCGCTCCAGCGCCACCTTCAGGGCGATGTCTCGGGCGGCCTCGGCCTGGGCGACAACGTCCTCGAAACGCCCGAGCCGCGGGCCGGCGGGCACCGCCGGGGCCGGGCGCGGTGCCGCTTCGGCGGCGGCGGAGCTGACGGGGACGGAGGCCAGGGCCGGCCGGGGCGATGGCTGCGGCGCGGGCGGCGCCATCTGCAGCGCCGCCGAGCCGTGGGATGCCATCGCGCCGCCGCCGTCGCGCCCGAGACTCGGCCGGCCCCCGCCGCCTTCCGAGGCCGCCACATCGGCGCGGAGCTGTCGCAGGGCTTCGTCGGGAGTCGGCAGGTCGGCGGCGTAGGCGAGCCGCACGATCGCCATCTCGGCCGCCGCGAGCGGGCGGGGGGCGGCCTGCACTTCGGGCAGCGCCTTGAGCAGGATCTGCCACGCCCGCGACAGCGCCCGCACCGGCAGGCGCGCGGCGAACTGGGCGCCGCGCACCCGCTCGGCCTCGCTCAAGGTCGGGTCGGATTCGGCCCCCGGCACCAGCTTGAGGCGGGTAACGAGATGGGTGAAGCCGGCGAGATCCGACAGCACCACCGCCGGATCGGCCCCCGCATCGTACTGGGCACGGATCTCGGCGAAGGCGGCCGGCACGTCGCCGCGCATCGCCGCTTCGAACAGATCGACGATGCGCGAGCGGTCGGCGAGCCCGAGCATGTCGCGCACGCCCGCCGCCGTCACAGCGCCGGCCCCATGGGCGATGGCCTGATCGAGTAGCGAGAGCGCGTCGCGCACCGAGCCCTCGGCGGCGCGGGTGACGGCGGCGAGCGCCTCCGCCTCGGCCTCCACGCCTTCGGCGGCGCAGATCTTCTTCAGGTGGGCGGAGAGCACGTCGGCCTCGACCCGGCGCAGGTCGAAGCGCTGGCAGCGCGACAGGATCGTCACCGGGACCTTGCGGATCTCGGTGGTCGCGAACACGAACTTGGCATGGGGCGGCGGCTCCTCCAGCGTCTTCAGGAAGGCGTTGAACGCCTTCTCGGAGAGCATGTGGACCTCGTCGACGATGTAGACCTTGTAGCGGGCCGAGACCGGCGAATAGCGGATGCCGTCGATGATGCCGCGCACGTCATCGATGCCGGTATGCGAGGCGGCGTCCATCTCCAGCACGTCCATATGCCGGGATTCCATGATCGCCTGACAGTGCTGGCCGAGTTCCGGCATCGACACGGTGGGGCCGGTATCCGGCTCGCCGGTGCGCAGGTAGTTGAGGCCGCGGGCGAGGATGCGGGCGGTGGTGGTCTTGCCGACGCCGCGCACGCCCGTGAGCATCCAGGCCTGCGGGATGCGGTTGGCGGAAAACGCGTTGGCCAGCGTGCGCACCATGGCGCCCTGGCCGATCAGGTCGTCGAAGGTCTGGGGACGATACTTGCGCGCCAGCACCCGGTAGGGCGTCGCGGCCGTGGCGATGGGCATGCCGGGCAGGCCCGGCTCGTCGGTGAGCGTGCCGTGCGTCTCGTCCATGCCGCCGTTCGAATTTTCGGAAAGAGGCCGGGCCGTCCGGCGTCAAGCGGACGGCGAAGGTGGGAGGCTGGACAAAGACCCGCTCGGTCTCGTTAGGGCTGCTTCCTTCCGGACCTGACCCGGTTGGCGAGTGAAACGTCCCTCGCCAACCTCCCGCGCCGTATATGACGGTCCGCGCAGCGGGATGCAAGCGGGTTGCCCCGCCGGATCGGCTTGGCCATGCTTCCCCGATACGAAGGGAGGGACCATGCGGACGACCACGATCGTTCTCACCGCGCTCGCCGGCCTGACGATGCCCGCCGCGGCGCAGGAGCCGGCCCAGGAAGGGGCTCCCAAAGATTGGCAGGGCCGCTACCGCTACGAGCACGCCGCAGGGCGGACGGCCGGCGGTACGGGAATCGTCGTGAATTACGACCTCGTGCTGCGGCCCCCGGATGTTCGCAACGGCTGTGTTCTCACCCGGCGCGGCTTTCAGGCGGACGAGACGATTCGTTGTCTAACCCGCCGCGAGGGGCAGGATCTGACCGTGGCGTTCCACCGTTACGGCGATGGCGAGACGGTCAACCGATACGGGGTGGCCGTCTACAAGCCGGGCCAGCCACTGTTCACCCTTGCGAAAGCGGGCAAGCTCGTCACCCGCTGGCAGGGACTGAAGCCGGATGGCGAAGGTGTGGCCGAAAGCGGCGTCTTCTTCGCCAGGGTGCGGTAGCTCCGGAGAGGCGGGCGCCCCGGAGCCGCGGCCTCACTCGGCCTTGCGCTTCACGATCTCCATCGTCTTCGGATCGAGCTTGAGATCGAACTGCTTGCCGTTGGCGTCGATGGCGTCGTCCACCTCGATCATGCCGTCGTCGAGCTCGATCTCCTTCCACTTGGTGAAGCCCTCCTTCTTCAGGATGTCCTCGACCTTGGTCTGCTGCTCGGGTGGCAGCTTCTGGTCGGCGAGCGCTGGGCCGGCGAGCAGGGCGAGGCCGAGCGCAGCGGCAGCGAGCGGGCGGACGAACATGAGAAGACTCCTTCGGCAGATGGGTAACCGGCGAACGATTTTGTTTCGCCGGTGGTTCCTGCCGCCTTGGCCGTACCGGCGCGGCAGGTGCCTGTGAACAGGCGAGCACCCTGTCGGAGCGACGAACCGAACCTGCCGGTCCGTAACGCCACGCTCGCAATTGCCAGCGCGCGAAGTGCCGCCTAGGCTGCAACCTCCGCGTTTGGAGCCTCTCGACACCATGGTCACGCGCGTCGCCACCGTCGCCTTCGAGGGAATCGAGGCGCGCGCCGTCGACGTGCAGGTGCAGATCGCCCCCGGCGCCGTCGCCTTCACCCTCGTCGGCCTGCCCGACAAAGCGGTGGCGGAATCGCGCGAGCGGGTGCGCTCGGCGCTGATCGCCTCGGGGCTGGCCCTGCCGGCCAAGCGCATCACCTGCAACCTCGCGCCCGCCGACCTGCCGAAGGAGGGTTCGCATTACGACCTGCCGATCGCGCTCGCGGTGATGGGTGCCATCGGCGCGCTGCCGGCGGACGCGCTGGGCGGCTACTGCGTGCTCGGCGAACTGGCGCTCGACGGCTCGATCACCGCAGTGGCCGGCGTGCTGCCTGCGGCGATGGCGGCCAATGGCCGGGGGCTTGGCCTGATCTGCCCGGCGGCGACCGGCCCGGAGGCGGCTTGGGCCGCGGGCGACATGGACGTGCTGGCGCCGCGCTCGCTGATCCAGCTCGCCAACCACTTCAAGGGCAGCCAAGTGATGGCCCGGCCTCAGCCCGCGGTGGCAGCAATCGCCGGTCCGATGCCGGATCTGCGCGACATCAAGGGGCAGGAGGGTGCCAAGCGGGCGCTCGAGATCGCCGCCGCCGGCGGCCACAACCTGCTGATGAACGGCCCGCCCGGAGCCGGCAAGTCGATGCTCGCCGCGCGTCTCCCCTCGATCCTGCCGCCGCTCGGGCCCCGCGAACTGCTCGAAGTCTCGATGATCCAGTCGGTCGCGGGTGAGCTGAAGGGCGGCGCACTCTCGAACCGGCGCCCCTTCCGCCAGCCGCACCATTCCGCCTCCATGGCCGCGCTGGTCGGCGGCGGCCTCAATGCCCGTCCGGGCGAGGCCTCGCTCGCCCATGGCGGCGTGCTGTTCCTCGACGAATTGCCCGAGTTCACGCCCCAGGTGCTCGATTCCCTGCGCCAGCCGATGGAGACGGGTGAGATCATGATCGCGCGGGCCAACCACCGCGTGACCTACCCGGCCCGTTTCCAACTCGTGGCGGCGATGAACCCCTGCCGCTGCGGCCTAGCCCTGGAGCCGGGCTACGCCTGCCGCCGGGGGCCGAACGAGCGCTGCGTGGCGCAGTACGGCGCGCGGATCTCCGGGCCGCTGCTCGACCGGATCGATCTGCGCATCGAGGTCGCGGCCGTGACCGCCGCCGACCTGATCCTGCCGCCGCCCGTGGAGGGATCGGCCGAGGCCGCCGCGCGGGTCGCCGCCGCCCGCGCGCTCCAAAGCACGCGATACGCTGCCCTCGGCCTGCCCGCGGCGACGACCAACGCGACCTGCCCGGCGACCGTGATCGAGACCGCCGCCACGCCCGATGCCGAGGGGGCGGCGCTGATCCGCCACGCGGCCGAGACCATGCGGCTCTCCGCCCGCGGCTTCCACCGCACGCTGCGCGTCGCCCGCACGCTGGCCGACCTCGACGGCGAGGCCCAGGTGCGGCGGCTGCATCTGGCCGAGGCGCTGTCCTACCGGGCGCGGGGCGAGCGGCCGGCAGCCGCGGCCTGATCGGTCCCGCGCACAACTGCCCATTGCCACGCCTCGTCGCCGGGCACATAGTCGCCGACAATCCAACAGGGGCGGCCGGCTCGCCGGAACAGACCCCGCGCGAGGGAGCGGGCGGGTGGCGCACGGCACGCAGATGCGCGGGCATCTGTGCGGAATCCAGACGGCCTGGACGGAGGCGGGCGACGCCGCGGGCGCGGTCGCAGCCGTGGCGGAGGTCCTCGACCGGGCGGCGATCGGCCACCTCATCGTGTTCTTCTCGCCGGCCTACGACGCGGACGCCCTCGCTGGGGCGCTCGCCGCGCAGCTTCCCGGTATCGGGATCACCGGCTGCTCCACCTCCGGCGGGATCAGCCCGGCGGGCTCGATCGATCGCGGCCTCGTTGCCATCGCCTTTCCGCGGCAGGGCTTCCGCATCGTCTCGGGCCTCCTCACCGACATCGCCCGGCTCGATGTCGAGGGGGCGGCCACGACCGTGCGGGCCCTGCGCCGCACCCTCGACGGCGGACGGCCGGACGGCGGCAGCGGCCACCGCTTCGCCCTGTCCCTGATCGACTCGTTCGCCAATGCCGAGGAGACCGTGGTCTCGGCCGTCGCCTGGGCGCTCGACGGCATCCCGCTGATCGGCGGCTCGGCCGGCGACGACCTCGCCTTCCGCAGCACGGTGCTGATCCACGAGGGCCAAGTGTGCCGCGAGGCGGCGGTGATCCTGCTGGTCGAGACCGATTTCCCGATCCGCATCTTCAAGAGCGACAATTTCGAGCCGACCAACCGCAAGTTCGTCGTCACCGCCGCCCGCGAGGACGAGCGGCGCGTCACCGAGCTCAATGCCGAGCCGGCGGCGCGCGAATACGCCATGGCGGTCGGGCTCGACCCGGAAAACCTCTCGGCGATGTCCTTTGCCGCCTATCCGCTCGCGGTGAAGATCGGCGGCGAGTATTACTGCCGCTCGATCAGCCGGGTGGAGCCGGACGGCTCGATGACCTTCTTCTGCGCCATCGGCGAGGGCGTGGTGCTGACGTTGGCTCAGCCCCGCGACATCGTCGAGGCGACGCGGGCCGAACTCGAAAGCCTCGACGCATCGCTCGGCGGGCTCGATCTCGTGATCGGCTTCGACTGCGTGTTCCGCCGGCTCGATGCCGAGAGCCGGCAGGTGCGCCACCGCATCGCCGACCTGTACCGGCGCTACGGCGTCGTCGGCTTCGAGACCTACGGCGAGCAGTACCGCTCGATGCACCTGAATCAGACGTTTACCGGCATCGCCATCGGCCGGGCCGAGGGTGCGGTGGGCCGGCCGGTGAAGCGTGGGACGTGAAGAGCGCGCGATGAACCGCCCGACCCTCTGGGAGGAGCCGCCGCCCGAGCCGCAGACCGTCGAGGCTCTGACGCGCCGCGTGGCCAAGCTCGAGCGCATCAACGCGGCTCTGATGACCCATGTCGAGCGCACCATGGATCAGCAGGGCGGCGCCTACTCGCTGTTCCAGAACGCGATCATGCTGGAGGGCCGCGTCCGCGCCCGCACGGAGGAACTCACCGCGCTGATGCGCAGCCTTGAGCGCTCGAACGCGGCATTGCAGGCGGCCAAGGAAGAGGCCGAGACCGCCAACCGCTCGAAGACGCGCTTCCTGGCCGCCGCCAGCCACGACCTGCTCCAGCCCCTCAACGCCGCCCGCCTCTCGCTCTCGGCGCTGACCGACCTCGCGCCGGGGCCGGAGGCGAAGGCGGTCGCCCGGCAGGTCGAGCGCGGGTTGGAGACGATCGAGGATCTGATCAAGGCGCTCATCGACATCTCGAAGCTCGATGCCGGCATCGTGCGCCCGGTGGTCAAGCCCGTACGGCTCGCCGATCTCGTCGCCGGGATCGAGGCGAGCTTCCGGCCGTTCGCCGAGCGCAAGGAGCTGCGCCTCGTCACCCGCTGCACCGACCTCGTGGTGGAGACCGACGGGATCCTGCTCCAGCGCATCCTGCAGAACCTCGTCTCCAACGCGATCCGCTACACCGAGAGCGGCGGCGTGCTGATCGCGGCGCGGCGGCGCGAAAAACGCTGCCGCATCGACGTGGTCGATACCGGCTGCGGCATTCCCGAGAGCGAGCGGACCCTGGTCTTCGAGGAGTTCTTCCGCGGCGCCCGTGAGGGGGATGACGGCGGGATCGGCCTCGGGCTCGGCCTGTCGATCGTGCAGCGCATGGCCTCGACGCTGGATCACACCGTCGAACTGCATTCCCGCGCCGGCCACGGCACGCGCCTCAGCCTGACCCTGCCTCTGGCCACGCAGCGCCCGGAGGCGCGGGTGCCCCTCGCGCCGCTGGCGACCGCCCTGACCGGTGCGCGGGTGCTGGCGATCGAGAACGACGCCTCGACGGCCGAGGCGCTGCAGCGGCTCCTGCGCAGTTGGGATGCCGAGGTGCAGGTGTTTCGCGATCTCGCCGGCGTCGTCGCGGCGCTCGGCGCCGGGCTGGCGCGGCCGGACGTGATGGTGATCGACTACCACCTCGACAACGGCGCCTGCGGCCTCGACGTGGTCGATTACCTGCGGCGCAACCGGGGCTGGGTGACGCCGGTGATCCTCACCACCGCCGACCATGGCGCCGACATCGCCGCCCGCGCCCAGGCCACGGGGGCGGAACTCGTCCACAAGCCGATCAAGCCGGCGCAGCTTCGCTCACTGTTGGCCTACATGCTGGCGTGAGCGTGGAGCGGATCAGAGCGCGCTGAAGCGCCGCTCGCCTATGAGCCGGTCGCGGGCGCGGGCGACGAGGGCGGGGCGGATACGGGCGACATCCTCGCCATCGAGGAGCGGCGAGCCGGCGAGCGCGCCGAGATAGGCTTCCTCCCGATCCCGGCAGGTGGTGACCGCCTTCGTCGCGGCAAAGCTCCGGCTCATGGTGCGGACCTGCTCCAAAAAGGCCTCGTCGAGACAGGTCTGCCACGCGGCGTGGCGCGCGCCTTCCGGGCTCTCAGCCCGCGCAGGGGCCACGGCGAGAAGGGCGAAGACGGGAAGGCTGGCGAGGAGGACGCGACGCATGGGACGAGAGGACCCTGGGACGGCGAACCTGAGGCACGGACGGAGTTTTCCGGGGCGGGGCTCGCTCGCGGAAACCTCTCGTCAACCTTGGTCGCTAGCCCGTTAAAGTCCCCTAACGCACGAGATGCGGGTCCGGTCCCGATTTGGGACCGGCAAAGTGCGCCTCAGCGGTTGGCCGCCGTCAGCGGGGAGGCGTCACGGCCGAGCGCCATCCAGCCCACGGCCTCCTGGCTCTCGCGCTTGACGAAGGTGTAGCCGGTCTGGGTCCAGGGCAGCACCGCGTTGGTTTTGTTGTCGAGGATCAGGTCGCCGCGGTTGGTGATGAGCGTGAGCACCGCGTGGCCCTCGCCCTTCTCGTCGATTACCACGGTCATCCGCATCGCCCGGCGCGGCAAGCCGGCCTCGACCAGCAGGCGGCGCTTGAGGAGCTGGAAGTCCTCGCAGTCGCCGCGGCCGTCCTCGGCGAGGTCCCAGCGGTCGGCGGAGCGCCAATGCTCCTGATCGGTCACCGCCTCGACTGCCCGGTTGATCCGGCGGTTGACCGCATTGATCGTCTGCCACAGCGCCGACGTCAGGACGATGGTGGCCGGCTCGGTGCGATCGACCGCGCACTCGGCGGCATAGCGCTCGCAGAACTCGGCCCAGGCGGCGATCGGCCGGGCCGGGCCGGTCGTCACCGCCGACAGGCTCATCGCGGGGAGCGCGGCCGTCGGTTGCGCGGCGGCCTGCGGCGCAGGGGCGGTGAGGAGGGCCCCGGCCAGGGCGAGACCCGCGACCCGGCCAGTCGCGAAGGAGCGGGCGGGCCGGACGACACAGAGCTTGGAGAACGCGATACGCATGGCCCTGACCGAGCAGTTAAGCTTCCGTTAATGAAGCTCTCACAGCCGACCGCCGGCCGCAATCGCCGGGTTAAAAATCGGTTAACGCGATCCGTCGCATTTGAGCGACCTGCACCGGAGCGTCCGACCCGGCTGCGCGGCCCGCTCGGTGTCTCTCACAAAACTCCCGCCGCGCTGTTCTCGTCAGAGCGAGAACGGCCGGTGACCGGGAGTTTGGTGAGGTACTCGAAGGGAAACAGGTCTGCCGCACCGTCACCGGACGCGGTGGCCCGGTCGGCACGGCACCTGCTAGGCTCGGATCTTATCCTTTGATCCGCAAAGCCTTCCGATGACGAGCGAACCGACTCCCGCCGAGCTTGTGCAGCCCACCGATCGCGGTCCGCCGGTGATCCGCACGGTGGCGATGCCGACCGACACGAACCCGGCCGGCGATATCTTCGGCGGCTGGCTGATGGCGCATATGGACATGGCCGCGGGCAACGTTGCCGCGCGCCGGGCGCGAGGGCGCTGCGCCACGATCTCGGCGGAGGCGATGACCTTCCACCGGCCGGTCTTCGTCGGCGACGAGGTGAGCTTCTACGCCTGGATCGTGAAGACCGGCCGCACCTCGATGGGCATCCAGGTCGAGGTCTGGCGCCGGGAGCGGGAGGGCGAGGACACGACGAAGGTGACGGAAGGATTCTTCACCTTCGTCGCCATCGGGCCGGACCGGCGGCCGCGGCCGATTCCGGAGGCGCGGTAGTTCGAGCGCAGCCCGGCTGCGTGCCGAGCGCGCGGACCGGGCGTCAGTGCATCGTCAGCGTGGTGAGCCGACGCGCGCCCGAATGCTGGTGCAGGAAGGCGCTCATCTCGGCGAGCACCGGCGCCTTGCGGCGGAAGCTGACGGAGAGCGCGAGCAGCGTGTCGGAATGGTCGAGGCCTTCGTAGACCCGTTCCTGCACCGGCACGCGGGCGGTGCGCAGGATTGCAGCGAGGCTCGCCGTGTTGCGCGGCTTCACCACGGTATCCCGGTCGCCGGTGGCGAGGAAGGTCGGCGGCGAGTGGGCGCCGGCGAAGGAGACCGGCTGCGTCGCCTCTGGGTCGGGCGCCTGCCCGAACACCTCGATCGAGGTCTTCTGGTCGAAGGGCAGGAAGTCGTAGGGGCCCGATAGCCCGGCCACCGCCCGCACGGATCGCGGATCGACGCCGGCCTGGCGCAGATATTCCGGGTCGAGCCCGAGCATCGCCGCGTTGTAGGCCCCCGCCGAGTGGCCGGCGAGGACGATCCGGTTCGGATCA is from Methylorubrum sp. B1-46 and encodes:
- a CDS encoding exopolysaccharide transport family protein, producing MPRLRLSTDPSLPPSGGPGGPGDGLAIAQIAGVLRRSWAWIAVPTLVAVLGAGVFVQVVTPRYTGEAKVLLESRDPAFTRTAAERTDQPLPIDEQAVASQVQVAMSRDLAREAIRSLKLVGNPEFDPEAEGTSAIRRTLMMLGLVSAPMERPSEDRILDTYLDHLLVYPVGKSRILAVEFRSRDPELAARGANTVADLYLASLEAASVDTARYASTWLGNNIATLRARVAEAEAKVEAFRAKHGLIGTGSNATAQPLSTQQLSELSSQLSQARTIQADLTARAKLLKDMIKEGRAFEIPDVANNELIRRTVESRMAMRAQLALESRTLLPAHPRIKELTAQVQDLENQIKAAAERVVRTLENDAKIAGARVESLRAAVEGQQDVVAKGNSSEVELRALEREAKSQREQLESYLARYREAAARDAENASPANARVVSRAVVPDLPSFPKKIPVIAFTAVLVFLLASAAVIGRHLLAAPPRPDGDRTGDEGEPVFAGAANDRGRDFYPEAEPPSRRRPAYEPVYGGAYPASATDRFAPALAFANSLRATATVQHPVFASTAPIGSGAAERGAAKGQDGFSVPAKSSASSTDLDGLIARLEGGASKMRSAGESKGGCVLVVETLRAGGTSGLASDLARALGPRRQTLLVDVNGGVSDPSMPGLTDLVAGEADFLDVIQPVRGSRLHAVKRGAAPLDVLVEEPQGLAIGLNALSQSYDWVLCRLEAGDGQEAAELIPAVGPCMDSIVIASDAAVDDPALVSLYRLARETGVRQVVVARHREDGALEARLEATPLRLSA
- a CDS encoding PepSY domain-containing protein, with product MFVRPLAAAALGLALLAGPALADQKLPPEQQTKVEDILKKEGFTKWKEIELDDGMIEVDDAIDANGKQFDLKLDPKTMEIVKRKAE
- a CDS encoding DUF5991 domain-containing protein; translation: MRTTTIVLTALAGLTMPAAAQEPAQEGAPKDWQGRYRYEHAAGRTAGGTGIVVNYDLVLRPPDVRNGCVLTRRGFQADETIRCLTRREGQDLTVAFHRYGDGETVNRYGVAVYKPGQPLFTLAKAGKLVTRWQGLKPDGEGVAESGVFFARVR
- a CDS encoding YbaB/EbfC family nucleoid-associated protein, which produces MRDLMGIMKQAQAMQEKMASLQSELDSVEVSGASGGGAVSVRMTAKGQVLGVSIDPSLMVADEREILEDLIVAACNDARGKAETTAQEKMAELTKGLPLPPGMKLPF
- a CDS encoding DNA polymerase III subunit gamma/tau, which translates into the protein MDETHGTLTDEPGLPGMPIATAATPYRVLARKYRPQTFDDLIGQGAMVRTLANAFSANRIPQAWMLTGVRGVGKTTTARILARGLNYLRTGEPDTGPTVSMPELGQHCQAIMESRHMDVLEMDAASHTGIDDVRGIIDGIRYSPVSARYKVYIVDEVHMLSEKAFNAFLKTLEEPPPHAKFVFATTEIRKVPVTILSRCQRFDLRRVEADVLSAHLKKICAAEGVEAEAEALAAVTRAAEGSVRDALSLLDQAIAHGAGAVTAAGVRDMLGLADRSRIVDLFEAAMRGDVPAAFAEIRAQYDAGADPAVVLSDLAGFTHLVTRLKLVPGAESDPTLSEAERVRGAQFAARLPVRALSRAWQILLKALPEVQAAPRPLAAAEMAIVRLAYAADLPTPDEALRQLRADVAASEGGGGRPSLGRDGGGAMASHGSAALQMAPPAPQPSPRPALASVPVSSAAAEAAPRPAPAVPAGPRLGRFEDVVAQAEAARDIALKVALERDVHLVRFEEGRIEFRLAPGGRQSLPTDLARALDAWTGRRWLVALSKEKGAPTLAEDSRAAEETRHQNAAAHPLVREVLSRFPGAQIVDVRDKAPEGEAAETAADGTGPAAPPSEEAEDDDA